Proteins encoded in a region of the Ziziphus jujuba cultivar Dongzao chromosome 3, ASM3175591v1 genome:
- the LOC107413125 gene encoding 2-methyl-6-phytyl-1,4-hydroquinone methyltransferase, chloroplastic, translating into MANSILNGAENLNLISGINFHQSCFLKKGLVPYSSRNYKTKSFVPRCSMSSARPASQPRFIQHKKEAFWFYRFLSIVYDHVINPGHWTEDMRDEALEPADLYDRNMRVVDVGGGTGFTTLGIVKHVDAKNVTILDQSPHQLAKAKQKEALKDCKIIEGDAEDLPFPTDYADRYVSAGSIEYWPDPQRGIKEAYRVLRIGGKACVIGPVYPTFWLSQFFADIWMLFPKEEEYIEWFKKAGFKDVKLKRIGPKWYRGVRRHGLIMGCSVTGVKPLSGDSPLQLGPKAEDVQKPVNPFVFFSRFIVGAIAAAYFVLIPIYMWIKDKIVPKGIPI; encoded by the exons ATGGCTAATTCAATTCTCAATGGAGCTGAAAATCTCAATCTCATCTCTGGGataaattttcatcaatcaTGTTTTCTCAAAAAGGGTTTAGTTCCCTATAGTAGTAGGAATTACAAAACCAAAAGCTTTGTACCCAGATGCAGTATGTCATCCGCAAGGCCAGCTTCTCAACCCAGGTTCATACAGCACAAGAAAGAGGCATTTTGGTTCTACAGATTCCTCTCCATAGTCTATGATCATGTCATAAACCCTGGACACTGGACTGAGGATATGAGAGATGAAGCACTTGAGCCTGCTGATCTTTACGATAGGAATATGAGAGTTGTAGATGTTGGTGGTGGAACGGGGTTCACAACACTTGGAATAGTTAAGCATGTTGATGCTAAAAATGTTACAATTCTTGACCAATCCCCTCACCAGCTTGCCAAGGCTAAGCAAAAAGAAGCCTTGAAGGACTGCAAGATAATTGAAGGGGATGCAGAGGATTTGCCATTTCCAACCGATTATGCTGATCGTTATGTCTCAGCTGGAAG TATTGAGTACTGGCCAGATCCACAGCGTGGAATCAAAGAAGCGTATAGGGTATTGAGAATAGGAGGGAAAGCTTGTGTTATAGGTCCTGTGTATCCAACCTTTTGGCTGTCTCAGTTTTTTGCTGACATTTGGATGCTTTTCCCTAAGGAGGAAGAGTACATTGAATGGTTTAAAAAGGCTGGTTTTAAAGATGTTAAACTGAAAAGGATTGGTCCAAAATGGTACCGTGGAGTCCGAAGGCATGGCTTGATTATGGGTTGCTCTGTAACTGGTGTAAAACCCTTATCTGGCGACTCCCCTCTTCAG CTTGGTCCAAAGGCAGAGGATGTCCAGAAACCTGTTAATCCATTTGTGTTCTTTTCCCGGTTTATTGTTGGAGCTATTGCTGCTGCTTACTTTGTGCTGATTCCAATTTACATGTGGATCAAAGATAAAATTGTTCCAAAGGGCATTCCAATCTAA